ATGACCATGACTCTGAGATCAATTCTTCACTCTCTGATTCAGATTCTTCACTCTCTGACTCACTATCGTCATCACCTTTTTTGGTTAATGGTTTCTTTGCAACTACAGCTTTGGTGGCTGGTTTCTTACCAAATGCAGCTTTACCTTTACCTTTACctttatcatcatctgatGATTCACTCTCTTCAGACTCAGATTCACTTaaatcgtcatcatcatcatcactgtTGGCTTTGTTCTCTTGTTCATTCACCAATGCTGGATTATCATGATATGGTTTCAATTCCTTTGCATAGAGATCACATGTTTTCTTTAACTTTTGTTTGATTGAATTgtatgatttattattatttgcatgtaatttctttttttgttctGTTGTTAAATCTCTATGACTTgtttgaataataaataatgctTTAATAAATGATGGTGGGAAACcttctttttcaataattctAGTTGTTTTACCatttgtaattaattttgtcatattatcaaattctaaatataataaataataataataataataataaaatatgttaatatattttatgtgtgtttgtgtgtgttaattaaattatttatttatttatttatttatttatttatttatttatttatttatttatttatttacctGAAGTAGTTGAAACCCAATCATTTGTTTTAAGAGCATttctaactttttttaaactttcatCAAATTGTTGCCAAATTTTATCTTTAGCTGATAAAACGATTCTTTTCtcttcaatttcatcttCAGATGATGAAACATAACGAGTTGGTTTTTTTACTTGAACATCTGAATCTGATGATGACTCTGATGATGATTCTGATGATGAACCTTGTCTATAAAAACGTGACATTATTTAATAGTATAtaatgtgtgtgtgtgtgtggtTTGGTGTGCTAAAAAAAAGTGCtgtttcttcttttttttctcttgtaattttaatttattatgtGATGGGATTGATGaggaaataatttaaataataatattataaaaagttGTTATGCTtaatttgatattattaaaataaataaaaattatatttctaTGATATAATTGATTATCACTCTATctgtaataaaaataaaattataaaaaaaagtgaaaaaaaaaaaaaaaaaaattgaagtgaaaaaaaatgaaaaaaaaaaaaaaattttttttgccGACATTATAATcgaaattcatttttttttattttcatttttatttttatttttattctttttttctctttttttcttttttttttttttttttttttttttaacatactttattgatttattatttattattattattattattatttatttgttaaaaaaaattaattttttttttttttttttttttttgtttttttaatttttttttttttttttttttttttttttttttatgaccaaaaattgaaatttaaaattttatttttagaaatactatattttttaattttaattttattttatttttttttttattttttttcttttataaaaCATTCCTTtaccaaaatttaattaaatttcccAATTAAactaatatttttcaaatattttctattttttttatatttttttttatattttttttttttttttattgtccAAAATTTGGggttgtgtttttttttatttttttattttattattattttgaataaattattttaatttttaaattaataatgacagatatagaaataaaagaaaatgaagaaaacataactataattaatatagGTATTGAAATTATAGTGAATGAAAGATCAAATGCATTATTCAAcacattaaaatcaaatatagaATCATTTATAAAGCAACGACCAAATAAAGAGAATGAAATAATTCAAACACTTTATTCATTGAACAATTCATTGGAAAGAGCAGTTAAATATTTCGATTATCctgataaatcaattgattattataaaattattttattaggaatatctgataaaaataataataataataataataataataataataataataataatagtaataatacatttcatattaattatcaaaataagGGTATTATACCTACGATaccaattaaatttcaaataaattatcaaacatttatatataaattatcaacagAACCACCACAAAGTGAATTATCTGATGATTTAGAAACTTCACCACCCTATCAACAATTAGTTTtaccaaataaatcaattgaaacacTTTGGGAAAAGTATTTTTCATTCATCATCcctaattttcatttaataaattatttttactaattatttattattattaataaaaaaaaaaaaaaaaagtttaatttatGAAGAtggtttaaaatcaaaattattatcatatatGTCAACATTAATTGTAAGaacaaatttatattattataaatttatattattataaaactattaaaatttttttttttatttttttattttttttttttattattattattttagttattttcaaaatttagaaTAGATTCAAATATtgtatcaaataataaagtaatatttttatatggaCCACCAGGTACAGGTAAAACAAGTTTAGCCAAAGCATTAGCGCAAAGAATATCGATTGTATATAGGGATAGATATCAATTTTCACAAttgattgaaattaatacTCATAGTTTATTTAGTAAATGGTTTTCAGAGAGTGGAAAATTAGTGATGAAAATGTTTGAGAATATAAAAGAGTTATTAGAGGACCAAAATTGTTTtgtaatgatattaattgaCGAAGTTGAAAGTTTGGCAGCAGCAAGAAGTTCAGCAATTAACAATGGTACAGAACCAAGTGACTCGATTAGAGTGGTGAATGCATTTCTAACACAATTGGATCAACTAAAACAATATTCAAATGTTTTAGTTGTTGCAACTTCAAATATAACGAAAGCGGTTGACCTCGCCTTCATTGATCGTGCCGATATTAAACAGTTTATTGGACCACCACCAATCGATGCAAGAAAAATACATCTTTCAAACTATATTCActgaattatcaaataaaggTATACTAACATTAGATTATGAAACATTGGATACtcaattaatatcattatcaaattctaCTGAAAACTATAGTGGTAGAGCCATTAGAAAATTACCAACCGTAGCATTATCATCTCATATTGCCTATACTCAATTTCCAATTCATTCAAATAGATTCACTTGTATCTTATTagattttattgaaaaaaataatttatcaaataatcaattattaaatgaataataaatatttattattttttaaaaatttatatatatattgtttattttttatattttattattattattattattattattattattatagttttattttttatttttttttattttattttatctaaCTTTACCATTACCAATTTTTTCAGAAACTAAAGGTTCATTTTGATTGATAAATAATTGAGATTTATTAtaactaataattttatcaatacaAGTGAGATCATAATGAAGGAATTCTTTTTGATAATCAattgttggttttggtttaattGACATACCTTTACCGGCAATTTTTGAACCAGCTTCAATTGATTGTGGATTTGATGGTACCAAGAATGATAAACTTTCTTTAGTGGCTTGACCATCATCAGCAACAAGAATCATTGCTTCAGAGAGAACACCTTTGAATTTTGAAggtttcaaatttaatactACAGCCAATTTCTTACCAATGAGTTGGGATTTTTCAAAGTTTGCTTTAATACCTGAAACTGCGGTTTTAGTTTGATCACCACCTAAACTTAATTTAATTACATATAAATTCTCTGCGGATGGATGATCATTTACCTCCAAGACTGTGGCAATTTTCATATCGATTGGGAATTCTGGTCCGATTCCAGAGAATTTTGTACGCCATTTCTTGAGGTCATCGGCTTCGATTTTCTTTACCAATGGTAAGATTTCCTTTGAAATTTCATGACCTGCTGGAATTGCATTGATGTCGAAATGGGTGGAATATTTAGTTGGTTCaacatttaattgttgatggACTTTATCGGTGAGTGATGGGATGTATGGTTCTAAGAGGGTTGATAAAAGTTTGATTAAATTGATGAGGATTGCCAAGACTTGACCACAACGTTCATTATCTTTACCACTTAAATCCCATGGTTTATTATCTTGCATATAGGTATTACCAAGTTTAGAGATTGACATGGCAATCTTTAAACCCTCCTTCAATGAGATCTCCTCTAATTTTTGGAAATATTGTACTAAATGTTCATCGACTTCTTGAACCAATTTCTTATCAACCTCATTCAATTCGCCAATCTTTGGTACGACACCATTGAATGCTGCATTGGTattcaacattttcaataCACGATTAActaaattaccaaaattattCAAGAGTTCGTTATTCTTAAAGTTGAAATCGTCCCAACTGAAAATTGAATCTGATGATTCTGGACGATTATTCAAGAGATAGAATCTCCATACCTCACTTGGGATACCTGTTGCCTTTGCACCATCACCAAATACACCGGTGTTTCTTGATTTTGAGAATTTACCAGTTTCATAATTGAGGAACTCTGTGGTTGAAAGGTTATTTAAGAGTGTGTAATTATCTTTTGAACCAATTAAAGAGGCTGGGAAAATCACTGTATGGAATGGTACATTATCTTTACCCATGAATTGTACCAACTTTACATTTTCTGGATTTTTCCACCACTTCTCCCATTCATTGGTGTATTCAGCTGTGATTGAAATGTAACCAATTGGTGCGTCGAACCAAACGTAGAATACTTTATCCTTGAATTCCTCCATTGGGACTGGTGTGCCCCATTTAAGATCACGAGTGATACAACGTGGTTTCAATTCACCCTTTACCCATGTATTGGTGATGGCAATGGAATTCTCACTCCAATTGCCGCCCTTGGAATTTGTCTCTACAAATTGGTCCACTTGTTGTTGCAATTGTGGTAAGTCGATGAAAATGTGTTTGGTTGATTTTATAACTGGTGGTTTTGAACAAACTTTGCAACGTGGGTTGATCAATTCGGTTGGATTCAATAATTTGGAACAACCATCACATTGATCACCTCTTGCATCCTCAAATTTACAATGTGGACATGTTCCCTCCACAAAACGATCTGCTAAAAACATCTTACAAGTTTGTTCACAATAAAGTTGTTCAATCTCTTGAGTTAATGTATATCCGTTATCTTTAATCTTGTTGAAAATATCTTGAGCAATCTCAGTTTGACTATTGGTTGAGGTTCttccaaatttatcaaatgaaatattaaaccATTCATAAATCTCTTTATGAATTTCATGATATTTATCACAAATCTCTTTTGGTGTACATCCTTCTGATAATGCTTTTGTTTCTGTTGCTGTACCATATTCATCTGTACcacaaatataaatacaattataattttttaaacgaCAATatctataaaaataaaaaataaaaaaaaagtaaaataaataaaaaaaaaattttgatttatttttagaattaattttgtttattttttttttttttcccaaaaatatttatttttttaaaatttatactAACCTTGCATATACATCTGCACTTAATACACAACCAATAATATTACCAAGATGTGGAACATTATTTACGTATGGTAAAGCTGATGTGATTAAAATATTTCTCTCCCCATCTTTTGGAAGAGGTGGTGTGTTTGATGGTTTACTCatctttgtttttatataaaatttaaataaaaaaaaaaaaaaaaaaaaaatgaaattgaaataaaaaaaaagtgaaaaaattttgttttaaaaaaaaactgaaaaaatTGGAAGAGCAAAACTACAAAATTTAatccacaaaaaaaaaaaaaaaaaaaagaaaattaaataaaattaaataaaaaaaaaaaaaaaaaaaagaaatcaattaaatataaaaaaaaaaatatattaaaaactggaattcaattatttttccCATAATttcacaattaaaaaaaaaataaaaaaaataaaaataaaaataaaaaaaatattaaaaaaacaaaaaaaaccgtggtttgatattattttattttatttttaactttattttattttattttattttatattgttttattttgctttattttatttttatttttttataaaatatcatCCAATTACATGATGGtgtaatatttattaaccaCACCCCATTCCTAAAAGTCTGGTAGATTATCTGACACAATTaccatcattttttaatttttaaatttttttttcatgtttttttttcaaaatttcattttttttttattttttttttttttattttttttgagtttttttttttgagttttttaatttttaacaaataacTGCATTTACATCTCAAATTATTTGTACACCAATAAAAGttagtgtttttttttgtgtgtgtgtgagtGTGTGTTTTGTggaaatatatttaaaaaatggatCCATCAAAAGAGGCGATTCTTTTTGAATATATACCAAAAGTATTATTTGCAAAACCTCAATTAAATGGTGAAAAACCGcaagcaacaacaacaacaacaacaaatggtagtaacaataataacaacaacaacaacaacaacaacaacaacaacaacaacaacaacaacaacaacaacaacaacaacaacaacaacaacaacaacaacaataataataataataataattccaaTGACGAAGGTGGTGTTATTATGACCATTATGTTAAAtggtgattgttttttttatccaaCAAGTGCAGATTTATTGGACCAATTACCAGACGTTTTCATGAATAATACAAGTCAAATCAATTAtacatataataatagtagtagtagtatgaACTCTATAAATAGTGCAGTTAGTAATAGTCTCaatagtattaatagtatcaataacaataaaaatggaGCAAACGCAGGAACGACAGGTGCAAAGAAGAATAATATGAAATCGAAATATAATATACCTTTACATTTATCACCAGAATATAAAGTTTAtgcttttgattttaaacaTTTAGATCCAAATGAACCATTTGTATATAAACCAAATACAACACATGTTTCAACTGATTCAAAGAAAactaataacaataataacaataataataataataataataaccaacaAGATTTTTTTATACCAATTAGATTTAGAAAACCAAGAAAATTATTAGTTAGTcatgataaaaaattattaatgattatTGGTGCAACTATTAAAGGTGTTAGTAGTTTAACAATGTaagtatttatatatatatatatataaatatttataaaagaaatttcttttaaaaattaactttttttttttttttttttttttttttttttttattatttttataaaaatagttataaaattttaaaagaaggaccaaattattttcaattattattttatgatACAAGTTTTACATATTTAGATGCATGTTTTACATCAGATTCAACAGCAATGACATCAATTTTAGCGAGATATCcaaattttatattcataTTACAGATTCCAGGTATTCAAAGTAAACCTAGTGTTTGTAATTCACATCCAAATGATCCAGTTGTCAAGGATACAGAAAAGGATTCAAGATTAATTGATACAATCGATTATCAAGAGAAGAGGGTAATATTTGAACCAAGAAAAATTGGACCACTTGCAATTGTTGGTCCAGTTAAGAATTGTTTAGGTCAACCTTATCATATGACACATATAGCTTCAAATCCAAATTTGTTTCCTGATAAAGTTAAagcatttgaatttattacttggaatgatgataatatagGTGAATGTTGTTTTTggaatatttttaaagatcAACAATCATCTCATGGTattagtagtggtggtagtggtagtggtggtagcaATAAAcatggtggtagtggtggtggtagtagtggtggtggtggtggtggtggtgctaATAATCATCAATCACCATTAAGAAATATTCCGTCATTAAAATTTGAGTGGATGACAAAATTTGTAGGATCAATTGTACCAGATAGAGCATGGATAGAAAAAGAATCATCACCAAAGACTCAAATCATTGATATGATTTTCTCACCACATGGTGATTTAATAATGACTGTtgtcaaaaaagaaaaccatgatcataaaaataaatcatcaaatggTATTGGATTTCAATGTATTCCATCGACTTTggaattattgaattttaatAGTCCTACTGATAACAGCAACAGCAGTAATACATCATTatcaagtaataataataataataataacaataataacaataataataataataataataataataataataataataataataataataatactagtaattataatcaatataattttaataataaaattaatagttaTAAGATTGGTAATCAAAATAACCCAATATTAAGTAAAGGTATGATTGGTGGTGATTTAACGAGTTCATGGTTTCAAATATCGGAATCATTCGATAAGAGTATAATTTTATCAAGTAAATGGAcagattcattattttttggtgGATCATCTCAATTATTACCAAGTGTATTGGTAAAGGATAAAGGTGTCTATGAATTAGTTTCAAATAACTATTGTGCTCAATTTACAAATGCTTCAGAGGAATTTATGAAAACTTGTGTAAACTTTATTCAATTAGGTAAATATCATAGATTATGGATATCATGTTATGGTACTCTCTACTCTATTACAATGACTCCAAAGAATGAAAAATTCATTGAATGGATTCCCACTGTCTTTGAAACTCTACCTCAAAATTCAACTGCTcgttcaaataatttatctcattcaaaatattttaaagtttCTCAAATGATTGGttattctttaattgatttttcaaaaggtaaattattattattattattattattattattattattattattattattattattattatttttatcttatatatatttatatattaactTTTTCTTGTTATCATATTATAatttggataaaaaaaaatatatatatacatatattattattattattagaatttaaaCCAGAAATAAGTacaaaacatttaaataaaaagaaattggaaGATTTATTAGCAACAATTCAATCTACAGGATCAATTGCAGAGAGATCAGGAAAAGGTGACGCTGAAATTTATGCTTGCTTACATTTATATAGATGTTGGAGTTGTAAACAGACCTTAATGAAACCTTTAATTTGTGGTTATTGTAAAACTGTTGCTTATTGTTCAAAAGATTGTCAAAAAGATCATTGGCCAATTCATAAACCATCTTGCACCCCTCCTATCTTACCATTATTAGTTCATCAACATaatcaacagcaacaacatcaacaacaacaaattcaacaattacaacaacaaattcaacaacaacatcaacaaattcaacaacaacatcaacaaatacaacaaactAGAGAAAAGGaaagacaacaacaacaacaacaacaacaacagcagcagcagcagcaacaacaacaacaaaaacaacaacaacaacagcaacaaccaccacaaaaacaaccacaacaacaacaaaaacaacaaaaaaaatcagaGGAATCATTAGAAGAACAATCAGAAGATCAATCAGAGGATCAATCTGAAGAACAATCAGACCAATCTGATGATCAATCATATTACCAATCTGATGCTGGTGAAGTACCATTACGAGTACGACGACCATTGGCCCTAAAACAGGTTCATGGAAAGTACCAACAAGCACACCTACAACAAATGTTGAAAGCAGGATTACTTTCAAATAAGGTGAGTGGGTTGGAAGGTACTAACTCTGTTGGAAAAGAAGaaggtagtaataatattacatttACAAGACATATTACAGGAAAAGTAACTcagaattaaaacaaaaaaaaccaaaaaaaaaaaaaaaaaacaaaaaaaaaaaaaaaaagaaaaaacataaacaaagatttaaaaaataaaataattatacatttatttattttataaaatataattatatatattgcataattttatcaatttattattattgtgttgtttgttgtttattgttggttgttgtttaCCTTTTCAAGAAATTGTCTGGGccaaatatataataaataaaaaaaaaagattaaataaaattaaaatattttattattatttttgtctttagcatattttttttatattatttttgtttgaGGAGGGTACTCcactttaaataaaaaatccaaaacTATTTCAAATTGGACCCTACCATCAATGGAAATGATCCTaatcaacaatataaataataataaaatttttctttttttttttgtttagtaataataaaataaagagttttttttttatattctataaattaaatttttatttttcaaaaacacattattttaaagaatttaataaaatttaaactttCAATAAAACGTtctaaagattttaaaatttcatttataaataaaatttttaatatttcggacaaaatttactattatatattaaaatt
This region of Dictyostelium discoideum AX4 chromosome 3 chromosome, whole genome shotgun sequence genomic DNA includes:
- a CDS encoding AAA ATPase domain-containing protein, with protein sequence MTDIEIKENEENITIINIGIEIIVNERSNALFNTLKSNIESFIKQRPNKENEIIQTLYSLNNSLERAVKYFDYPDKSIDYYKIILLGISDKNNNNNNNNNNNNNNNSNNTFHINYQNKGIIPTIPIKFQINYQTFIYKLSTEPPQSELSDDLETSPPYQQLVLPNKSIETLWENLIYEDGLKSKLLSYMSTLILFSKFRIDSNIVSNNKVIFLYGPPGTGKTSLAKALAQRISIVYRDRYQFSQLIEINTHSLFSKWFSESGKLVMKMFENIKELLEDQNCFVMILIDEVESLAAARSSAINNGTEPSDSIRVVNAFLTQLDQLKQYSNVLVVATSNITKAVDLAFIDRADIKQFIGPPPIDARKIHLSNYIH
- the metS gene encoding methionine-tRNA ligase, producing the protein MSKPSNTPPLPKDGERNILITSALPYVNNVPHLGNIIGCVLSADVYARYCRLKNYNCIYICGTDEYGTATETKALSEGCTPKEICDKYHEIHKEIYEWFNISFDKFGRTSTNSQTEIAQDIFNKIKDNGYTLTQEIEQLYCEQTCKMFLADRFVEGTCPHCKFEDARGDQCDGCSKLLNPTELINPRCKVCSKPPVIKSTKHIFIDLPQLQQQVDQFVETNSKGGNWSENSIAITNTWVKGELKPRCITRDLKWGTPVPMEEFKDKVFYVWFDAPIGYISITAEYTNEWEKWWKNPENVKLVQFMGKDNVPFHTVIFPASLIGSKDNYTLLNNLSTTEFLNYETGKFSKSRNTGVFGDGAKATGIPSEVWRFYLLNNRPESSDSIFSWDDFNFKNNELLNNFGNLVNRVLKMLNTNAAFNGVVPKIGELNEVDKKLVQEVDEHLVQYFQKLEEISLKEGLKIAMSISKLGNTYMQDNKPWDLSGKDNERCGQVLAILINLIKLLSTLLEPYIPSLTDKVHQQLNVEPTKYSTHFDINAIPAGHEISKEILPLVKKIEADDLKKWRTKFSGIGPEFPIDMKIATVLEVNDHPSAENLYVIKLSLGGDQTKTAVSGIKANFEKSQLIGKKLAVVLNLKPSKFKGVLSEAMILVADDGQATKESLSFLVPSNPQSIEAGSKIAGKGMSIKPKPTIDYQKEFLHYDLTCIDKIISYNKSQLFINQNEPLVSEKIGNGKVR